CGCAGTTCTAGTTTAAGATATCATATCAATGATCTCAGACTTTCATATAAATTTTTATTGCCAAACAAGACATTGTGAAAATTCTAGTTTAATTTGATCTGTCTTTCTAATGGGGTCCGTTGGACACACATTAATCACTAACTCCAATAAAAATGGACTCTTTTTATTGATGGAATTGATATGGATACGGAGGGCCATTAACATTTATACATTTATTATTCAACCATCAATAAAAAAACCCATATATATAGGAGTTAGTGACTGTTACGTGCCCATAGAAAATCCCTAATTTGATTTTTAATGCCCGCTCATTTATCCTTTTTGATAAGAGTCACTTGTCTGCTTGAAGCTTTCTCGGTTTTACAACTCGGTCTCTGTCAAAAAAAAGTAAGGATTTTTGTTAGAATTTCTTAAAATTATCACCTATTTCTGTATTCATCCAAAAATTTCACATTTTGATTAATGACATACAGACTATTAAACAATAAATTCATTTCCGATTTTTTTCAGCTTTATTTTGATTATGCTAAATTATCAGATATAATTTGTTTATCTCGCTAAACTACGATCAAAACTTATCCAACTAAATTACGAACACAACTTCTTcctaaatattttattatttttattataaatcaataattattatatatttatataaatatattaaactTATTATgtaattagaaaaataaaatttaaatattatataaatattaacggAACCGTGCATCTCACGAAATTTAAGCTAGTTATatataactattggaatatgatATCAAATAATTCTGGCAAGAAAAAATAGAAAGACGATTTAAGCTTCTTCATAAAATTTCATAAACAGAAAAGTAAGTGCAAAAAATAAACCCAAACCATAGTCCTTAAAAAATAAATCCGAAAACAGTAGTacaaaattgaaaaaaaaaaaacAATTAATAAACCAAAAACCGTCGGAGCCTGACCCTTTGCTTGATATGGCAGTCAGTTGAACGTCCTCGTCATATCGGGTCGAAATCCCGTTATTTTCGCGCCAACTGTAACAACAAATTACCCTCGTCTTAAAAActcgaaaataaataatataatcaAAAATACGAAAAGACAGCGAACTTACAAATATTATTTTGCATTCGATGTGTCATCGTTGGTGGGGGGAGATAATAGGTCGTCTTCATTTTGCTTCCACATTCCCATCATCACCACCCCCCCCCTAGCTATATTATACACACACACAAATCTACCGTTTTTAATCCCTCACCATTTTTGTTTCTTCTTGTACATTTTGATCCTTTTTATACGAGAAAGAAACAGTTGAGGAGTTTTTTAAATAACATTTTTCATTCCCGTTTTACCCTTTAACTACCCTTGTCTCCCCCCTGCATATAAGTTTGTATGTTACAAATTTTTGTACATTTCTGTTTCTGTTTCAGTTTTTTCTCTGCAAGTTTAATTTAGAAACACCAGAGTCAGAAGAAAACTATCACCTGCTTCTTGACGTGTTTATTAAGGTACATGTTGGTGTTCGGTTTCGGTGTTTTTAGGACTTCTTAACTGAATTTTTGTATGTTGATCATTGTACATTTACTTAAAATGCAGTTAATTTTGCCTTGCTTGCTTGTGAAATCCTATATGTTGTTCTTGTTAATTCTTTAGACTCCTATGATGAGTAGCAAGATGTTCGTTATCTTTCGAGCCAAATGAATTGTTATTATAAATTAAGTTTTAGGATTAGAAATACGAGTTAGAATGAAGCCCAAACAGATACTTCTCATGCTGTAAACGGCAACATATTCCCATTTTGTTAGGCTTATCTGGATGGAAGAATACAAAAAATATATTTCTTTATTTCTTTGAATTATGACATTGTTCACAAAGTTCAGATGTTCTCAGACAGAAGTTAAGTTGACGCTTTGATGATTTAGTATTCTTGATCAAAGCTGATACTGGGGAAAAGTCTGAACATCAGAACATGCATATCTTGTAAATGGAGTTCACATGTGTCGCTTTAGGGGGATTTATTTATGTCTATAATCTGTGTTTTTATTGATTGGATATGATGACTACCTTCTGGTGTTCAAATTAATATGATAACTAACATTTTCCTCTATTTATAGCATTGCATTGTATGGCTGAACTTGATGGAACTAGGGATGGAACTCCTAGTGAACACAGTGGACGCTATTTGCCTAATAAAGAAATTTTCAGTAATGCATCTCCTAGAAGTCCCTTGAGTACCCACAGTCCTGATACTGACTCTATTGATTTATCCATTGATGGACCTGCTAATAATATCGAGCAGCTTTATCACAATGTGTACGATATGCAGAGCTCAGACCAATCGCCATCGAGGTATAGTTTGCTGTCCTATGGCCAGGAATCAAGAATTGATTCTGAATTGCGCTTTCTTGCTGGAGGAGATGTTAATGAGGAAAAGACAAAAGAAGTTGTGATGGTGAATGACAAAACAGTGGGACAGACTGATCTGGAGAAGCCAGAGAGCGAGCAGACAAATGAAAAACGTATAAATAAAACAAGATCTGCTCTTTCAAAATCTAGAGTACTATCAACACCTATTACCAAGAACAGGTCTTTACAGGATAAGCCTCCTTCTGGCAAACGAAATTCAAAGACATCAAATAAGGGTTATGGCCTGAAAGGTGAAAAGTTTTCCCCTTCTGGAGCAGTGAAGCTGAGGAGTGTGGCTGAGGTTTCTTTTGATGAAGGATACCTTGGACCTTACTTGCTTAAACAGACAAGGGATATGGTTTCATCGGGGGAAAATCCTAAAAAAGTTCTTGATGTCGCACTACGAGCACTAAAAACATTTGAGGCGAGTACAGATGGGAAATTCAATTTAGATTATGTAATGTGTTTACATGTTGTATCTGCATTGTACTGCAGCATGGGCCAATATAATGACGCAATTCCTCTTCTTGAGCGCTCCATTGAGATTCCAGATATGGATGAAGGCCAAAAACATGCACTTGCTAAATTTACTGGATGTATGCAGTTAGGGGACACATATGCGATGCTCGGCCTGATTGAGAATTCAATCATGTGCTATACAGCAGGTTTGGAGATTCAAAAACAAGTTCTAGGTGAAAAGGACCTTCGTTTTGGAGAGACTTGCAAGTATGTAGCCGAAGCTCATATTCAGATGCTGCAATTTGAAGAGGCTGAGAAGCTTTGTCAGAAAGCACTTGACATTCATCGTGAGAGTGGTACATCTGCCTCTTTAGAAGAAGCAGCTGATAGGAGACTTATGGGGCTTATATCTGATTCCAAAGGGGACTATGAAACTGCTCTTGAGCATTATGTATTAGCAAGCATGTCTATGGCTGCTAATGGCCAAGAAACGGATGTGGCTGCGATTGATTGCAACATAGGTGATGCTTATCTATGTTTAGCACGGTTTGATGAGGCTGTTTTTTCTTATCAGAAAGCACTCACTGTGTTTAAGTCCACCAATGGAGAGAAGCATTCATCAGTTGCGTCAGTTTTCGTTAGATTGGCTAATGTGTACAACAAGATAGGGAAATTCAGGGAATCAAAGTCTTACTGTGAAAATGCACTTCGTTTTTATATGAAGCCCGCCCCTGGAAGCCGTAAAGAAGAGATTGCTAATGGTCTAATTGAAATTTCCGCTATTTATGAATCTATGAGTGAACTGGACCAAGCCCTCAAATTGCTCAATAAGGCTCTTAAGATATTTGATGGCAAAGTAGGCCAACAGAGCACAGTGGCAGGAATAGAAGCTCAGATAGGCGTCTTATATTATATGATGGAGAACTACTCAGAGTCTTATAATTCCTTAAAAAGTGCAATCGCAAAGTTTAGAGCCACTGGGGAGAAGAAATTATCAATGTTTGCTGTTGCTCTTAACCAAATGGGACTTGCATGTGTGCAAGTATACTCACTTAATGAGGCTGCAGATTTGTTTGAAGAAGCAAGAACTATTATGGAGAATGAATATGGACCTTATCACCCAGACACACTCGGAGTCTACAGCAATCTAGCTGGTACTTATGATGCAATGGGCAGGTGAGTCCTTTTTATTCTTTAGATATGATTATTCGTTTAGCACATTGTCTGCAGATTGAATGGTATAAGGTTTTTTGTGTTAAATATTTTTTACTACATTGACGCGAATTCAGGTGGAGTGATGCAATAGAAATCTTAGAACACGTTGTGGCGATGAGAGAGGAGAAGGTAGGAACAGCACATCCTGACGTTGAGGACGAAAAGAGGAGACTAGCCGCATTATTAAAAGAGGCAGGCATGTCCAGGAACAGGAAATCAAGGTCGTTGGAAGTGCTACTTGATAGCAACTCTCCGATTGTTCCAGAAAATAAAGTTGAGTAATTACGATTTACTCTATAGATTTCTGCTTAAATATGAAGTCAGTGTGCTTATGTATGTTTAGTGTATCTTAGGTGCTAGGGTCACAGTGCTGCAAATGGTGATGAGCAACAATCTTTGAGGATATGGGAGAAAATGTTGTAATATGATTGTAAGAGTTGATGAAACTTCTGTGTCAGTATGTTATTTGTACAATAAGTTTGTAAACTTTGTAGTTGATAAATAAAACGTGGGAAGTTCCGATCAAGGCAGTGGTGAgatttccttttcttttgctgTTGTGAATTTCAAATTAGGATAAAATGACGCCAGGACAAACCATCATGGAATCATGATTCTGTACCTTTCACCAAATTTTATAATTGATTTGCACAACTTTTTTTGTTACATCCTGTGGCTTTGAATTTCTGGGATCTCTGTTTTATTATGTCATGTCGAATATTGATGGTTTGTCAAAAACGTATTTAGGTTGCAAAACTAAATAATTTATTTTGTTATGACTTTTTATTAAAAATCCcttctatatataatagcacAACAAGGAAATAATAttttgagattaaaaagtctcattaaaaagactaaattactcctatttttaatatttatataaaagttgtGTTTTGTGGAAATCAAACTCGAGTTGCTTCATTTTTCTATACATATTGTCACATGTTTCTTTTTATCAAACACATAATATGTAATTGTGCTAAAAAAATCTTTTATTTGactttaaagatagttacttgaattccgcaaaaaaaatgATAGTTACTTAAATATTCGCACAAATTAATTTTAAAGCactgaattccagatataaagttaggTATAGTACATAAAtgtattattatcttatttattattattttttagtttgaaaatatatctcatatatttttaacatattttttattataaaaactaattaaaatgtacatatataatttttaaagaaaatattgaaaacagaatcgcctatatataaataatctagattggtattaaatatttagataagttcaaattataatgagtcaatgaattttagtttattttgaatttgaaatcagaatttggtccattattcaaaaaatactcgaaatttgactacatgactagCCGAAAAACATTttcacattctacgtttagtaaacaagttcgacgagaatatcttaccaataatgtgaaattttttgatatcttatattaatataaattaatgtgtttgaggtatttataggatcaagtcaattgattatttgtattaaaattactaatttCACTGTTAGCGCAATAGTGTTTTGGGACTTGTcccaattttaaaaatatttgaaatttgatatgatatctcacgagatttgttaaaactacgatattatattaaatagatatatttttcatttttcactttaaaaaaactagcattttaaaaagaattcttttagatgaacaatatttatttatcaagataatattgtacaaatattttgaattattttaatattttgaattat
This sequence is a window from Apium graveolens cultivar Ventura chromosome 9, ASM990537v1, whole genome shotgun sequence. Protein-coding genes within it:
- the LOC141682666 gene encoding protein KINESIN LIGHT CHAIN-RELATED 2-like — encoded protein: MAELDGTRDGTPSEHSGRYLPNKEIFSNASPRSPLSTHSPDTDSIDLSIDGPANNIEQLYHNVYDMQSSDQSPSRYSLLSYGQESRIDSELRFLAGGDVNEEKTKEVVMVNDKTVGQTDLEKPESEQTNEKRINKTRSALSKSRVLSTPITKNRSLQDKPPSGKRNSKTSNKGYGLKGEKFSPSGAVKLRSVAEVSFDEGYLGPYLLKQTRDMVSSGENPKKVLDVALRALKTFEASTDGKFNLDYVMCLHVVSALYCSMGQYNDAIPLLERSIEIPDMDEGQKHALAKFTGCMQLGDTYAMLGLIENSIMCYTAGLEIQKQVLGEKDLRFGETCKYVAEAHIQMLQFEEAEKLCQKALDIHRESGTSASLEEAADRRLMGLISDSKGDYETALEHYVLASMSMAANGQETDVAAIDCNIGDAYLCLARFDEAVFSYQKALTVFKSTNGEKHSSVASVFVRLANVYNKIGKFRESKSYCENALRFYMKPAPGSRKEEIANGLIEISAIYESMSELDQALKLLNKALKIFDGKVGQQSTVAGIEAQIGVLYYMMENYSESYNSLKSAIAKFRATGEKKLSMFAVALNQMGLACVQVYSLNEAADLFEEARTIMENEYGPYHPDTLGVYSNLAGTYDAMGRWSDAIEILEHVVAMREEKVGTAHPDVEDEKRRLAALLKEAGMSRNRKSRSLEVLLDSNSPIVPENKVE